A stretch of the Medicago truncatula cultivar Jemalong A17 chromosome 5, MtrunA17r5.0-ANR, whole genome shotgun sequence genome encodes the following:
- the LOC11437116 gene encoding RING-H2 finger protein ATL34 — MINMQNNSPFTLLSFNHIQAWLTLVLVITLIQISPPVIGQAIGPEDPTENNRSVATIMGIVVLMFLFSGFLSLYSAKCTDHQQGVIFDLTLPNGANGLRSQNNEPSNGLNQEVIDTFPTFRYSNVKGLKIGKSTLACAVCLNEFQDDETLRLIPKCNHVYHHGCIDIWLVSHDTCPVCRANLAPRPDIDTTEPTMISNQIPEGEDNRQELSIQISNDEEVEHIVEEEQKKANVEVENSPKVDVLRRSKTYSAPTRSRSTGFLSILLLSRSNSTGVLVQPGEDCERFTLRLPDKVRKQMMLNTTTLKRAKSCVSFTRMSSGTFGYRSRSFGCGSGIGQVQYERFGSEEEENYLGFLRNSWNNKSVRKSPMKCLGVDIDNDDDERSSDLLFPV, encoded by the coding sequence ATGATCAATATGCAAAACAATAGTCCTTTTACACTCTTGAGTTTCAATCATATCCAAGCATGGCTCACTTTGGTTCTTGTTATTACTCTCATACAAATCTCACCACCGGTAATCGGTCAAGCAATAGGACCGGAAGATCCAACGGAGAACAACAGATCAGTAGCCACCATAATGGGAATTGTAGTCCTTATGTTCCTCTTCTCCGGTTTCCTTTCTCTCTACTCGGCAAAATGCACCGATCATCAACAAGGAGTTATTTTTGACCTGACTTTACCTAACGGAGCAAATGGTCTCCGGTCACAAAACAACGAGCCAAGTAACGGTCTTAACCAAGAAGTTATAGACACATTCCCAACTTTTCGTTACTCCAATGTCAAGGGACTCAAGATCGGGAAAAGCACATTGGCTTGTGCTGTTTGTTTGAATGAGTTTCAAGACGATGAAACATTGCGTTTAATTCCTAAATGTAACCATGTGTACCACCATGGTTGCATCGATATTTGGCTTGTCTCTCATGATACTTGCCCAGTTTGTCGTGCTAACCTTGCTCCAAGACCCGATATTGACACCACCGAGCCTACAATGATATCGAATCAGATACCAGAAGGAGAAGATAATCGTCAAGAATTGAGTATACAAATTTCAAATGATGAAGAAGTAGAACATATTGTTGAAGAGGAACAAAAGAAAGCCAACGTGGAAGTGGAAAATTCACCTAAGGTAGATGTACTTCGTAGGTCTAAAACATATTCTGCACCAACACGGTCAAGATCAACAGGATTCTTATCTATTCTCTTGTTATCACGGTCAAACTCAACAGGTGTGTTGGTGCAACCAGGTGAGGATTGTGAGAGGTTTACACTGAGGTTACCCGATAAAGTTCGAAAGCAGATGATGTTGAACACGACGACACTTAAGCGTGCAAAAAGTTGTGTAAGTTTTACGAGAATGAGCAGTGGCACGTTCGGATATAGGTCAAGAAGTTTTGGTTGTGGAAGTGGGATTGGTCAAGTGCAGTACGAAAGGTTTGGAAGTGAGGAAGAAGAGAATTACTTAGGGTTTCTTAGGAATAGTTGGAATAACAAATCGGTGAGAAAATCTCCTATGAAGTGTTTGGGAGTTGATATCGACAACGATGATGACGAACGATCCTCTGATCTTTTGTTTCCTGTGTAG
- the LOC11427383 gene encoding RING-H2 finger protein ATL11: MRIHTIFPAPAPSLTLLQLCKKFHRHAWQPFPFLLLFLSFIFPATAQPSPPQDAFAKMKFDKTMASVLVILVMVFFTLGFISIYTRQCRERRIRGRVDLTAPVTGGDVCRQSRGLDPTIIENFPKFVYSEVKDLKIGRVTLECAVCLNEFADDETLRLIPNCSHVFHRDCVDVWLLHHSTCPVCRAELVPGSDDAGSSVQIQISEPNLAEPVFNHEPDVIEPVGLDEKKKVLIVSPSVNFDGMNRTPVRSMSVGFGFMRLFSRSKSTGQLMVRSDEDCERFTLRLPDEVHNRLMNDITLRRTKTWEATLGSGKRGYRTRSVGRNFLQYERFNVESRLDQKGFTCAPSFLGRVGSMRSTKDGNNASATMGVMSKVDAGERSSDRLV, encoded by the coding sequence ATGCGCATTCACACCATATTCCCTGCACCCGCACCATCTCTCACTCTCTTACAACTCTGTAAAAAATTTCACCGCCATGCATGGCAACcgtttccttttcttcttctttttctttctttcatctttccGGCAACTGCTCAGCCATCACCACCGCAAGATGCATTCGCGAAAATGAAGTTCGACAAAACTATGGCATCAGTCCTTGTGATACTCGTCATGGTTTTCTTCACATTAGGTTTTATTTCAATCTACACTCGCCAATGTAGAGAACGAAGAATACGAGGAAGGGTCGATCTAACTGCTCCGGTTACCGGTGGTGATGTTTGCCGGCAATCACGCGGTCTTGATCCAACGATCATTGAAAATTTTCCGAAATTTGTATATTCTGAGGTGAAGGATCTCAAGATTGGAAGAGTCACGTTAGAATGTGCAGTGTGTTTAAATGAGTTTGCGGATGATGAAACGCTGCGTTTGATTCCTAATTGTAGCCATGTATTTCATCGTGATTGTGTTGATGTTTGGTTGTTGCATCACTCTACTTGTCCGGTTTGTCGAGCTGAACTTGTTCCCGGTTCGGATGATGCAGGTTCTTCTGTTCAGATACAGATCTCTGAACCAAATTTGGCTGAACCCGTTTTTAATCATGAGCCCGATGTTATTGAACCGGTTGGTTTGgatgagaagaaaaaagttTTAATAGTGAGTCCAAGTGTGAATTTTGATGGTATGAACCGGACTCCCGTTCGGTCCATGTCAGTGGGGTTTGGGTTTATGAGATTGTTTTCTCGGTCTAAATCAACGGGTCAATTAATGGTTCGGTCGGATGAGGATTGTGAGCGGTTCACGTTGAGATTGCCGGATGAAGTGCATAATCGATTAATGAATGATATCACGTTGCGCCGAACAAAGACCTGGGAAGCTACATTAGGTAGTGGGAAAAGGGGTTACCGAACAAGGAGTGTGGGGAGGAACTTTCTACAATATGAGCGGTTCAATGTGGAGAGCCGGCTGGACCAAAAAGGGTTCACGTGTGCCCCATCTTTTTTGGGCCGGGTTGGTTCGATGAGATCAACAAAGGATGGGAACAATGCAAGTGCAACAATGGGTGTTATGAGCAAAGTTGATGCTGGAGAACGTTCTTCGGATCGTTTAGTTTAA
- the LOC11428883 gene encoding transcription factor bHLH96 gives MALEAVVFPQDPFTYGCLTKDEEDLFGIISNNLDHNILSNWDSSSPSNIKEQWNSHSSPETSTLPPSTFEATTTITAPRRRKRRHTVNAKNKEEIESQRMTHIAVERNRRKQMNEYLDILKSLMPPSYVQRGDQASIVGGAINFLKELQQHLQFMKGQKKINKEAHENSFISCSCSSQPLTEFFMFPQYSMDARQNITCYPTKHNQSRAMGDIEVTLVDSHANIKIMLKKRQGQVMKMVAGIQNLGFNILHLNVSSMDDNVLVSVSAKVEEGSRLNTVDEIAAAVNELSHRIQVEAAAWT, from the exons ATGGCATTAGAGGCTGTAGTTTTCCCACAAGATCCATTTACTTACGGTTGCCTaacaaaagatgaagaagatctTTTTGGAATCATCAGCAATAACTTAGATCATAATATCCTTTCAAATTGGgattcttcttctccttcaaaTATTAAAGAGCAATGGAATTCACACTCTTCCCCAGAAACTTCCACTCTTCCTCCTTCCACTTTTGAAGCCACCACAACAATCACAGCCCCTCGACGGCGCAAACGACGACACACTGTGAATGCGAAAAACAAGGAGGAAATCGAGAGCCAGAGGATGACTCACATTGCAGTTGAGCGCAATCGAAGAAAACAGATGAATGAGTACCTTGATATCCTCAAATCCTTGATGCCTCCTTCTTATGTACAAAGG GGTGATCAAGCGTCAATAGTTGGCGGTGCAATTAACTTCTTGAAGGAGCTACAACAGCATCTACAATTCATGAAGggacaaaagaaaataaacaaagaagCTCATGAAAATAGCTTcatttcttgttcttgttcatcACAACCTTTGACTGAGTTTTTCATGTTTCCTCAATACTCTATGGATGCACGTCAGAACATCACGTGCTACCCTACCAAACATAATCAGTCACGTGCCATGGGAGATATAGAAGTGACTTTGGTTGATAGTCATGCGAATATAAAGATAATGTTGAAAAAACGACAAGGACAGGTTATGAAGATGGTTGCTGGGATTCAAAATCTTGGCTTCAACATTCTACACCTTAATGTTTCCAGTATGGATGATAATGTTCTTGTCTCGGTTAGTGCCAAG GTAGAAGAAGGGAGTCGACTAAACACAGTGGATGAAATTGCAGCTGCAGTCAATGAGCTATCACATAGAATTCAGGTGGAAGCTGCTGCTTGGACCTGA